A window of Pirellulales bacterium contains these coding sequences:
- a CDS encoding Gfo/Idh/MocA family oxidoreductase — MTTLRFGLIGYGAWGSHHARAITSVADARLVAICSRGEESRRRAAADYPSANVHADYRELLARNDLDAVAVVLPSHLHFEVAQAVLESGRHLLLEKPMTLSVADAAALVELGKSRGVRLAIGHELRMSSLWGEVKRRIDADEIGEPRYALVELWRKPYRLGSDGWRYDINRVGNWILEEPIHFFDLARWYLSRLGEPVSVYAAANGKQPDDPELHDNFSAILKFPRGGYATISQSLAGWEHHQTVKLTGTRGALLARWSGAMDRTFEPTFSLQKLDEDQAVDVPIAKPSGEVYELVDQAAAFVRAVREGTAVACSGEDGRWSVAMCLAAAESVTTGLPVHFSRD, encoded by the coding sequence ATGACGACGTTGCGATTCGGACTTATCGGCTACGGCGCCTGGGGAAGTCACCACGCGCGAGCGATTACGAGCGTTGCCGACGCGCGGCTGGTGGCCATCTGCAGCCGCGGCGAGGAAAGTCGCCGCCGGGCCGCGGCAGACTACCCGTCGGCCAACGTTCATGCCGATTATCGCGAACTACTTGCGCGAAACGATCTCGACGCCGTCGCCGTGGTGCTTCCATCTCATTTGCACTTCGAGGTGGCGCAGGCGGTGCTCGAATCGGGCCGACACCTGCTGTTGGAAAAGCCGATGACGCTGTCAGTGGCGGACGCCGCGGCGCTGGTTGAGCTTGGCAAATCTCGCGGCGTTCGATTAGCCATCGGTCACGAATTGCGGATGTCGTCACTGTGGGGCGAAGTGAAACGCAGGATCGACGCCGATGAAATCGGCGAACCACGGTACGCGCTAGTCGAATTGTGGCGAAAGCCCTATCGGCTTGGCTCGGACGGCTGGCGCTACGATATCAATCGGGTCGGAAACTGGATCCTCGAAGAGCCGATTCATTTCTTCGATCTGGCACGATGGTATTTGTCACGGCTCGGCGAACCTGTTTCGGTTTACGCCGCCGCCAACGGCAAGCAACCAGACGATCCCGAGTTGCATGACAACTTCTCGGCCATTTTGAAGTTTCCCCGTGGTGGATATGCCACGATTTCTCAATCCTTGGCCGGCTGGGAGCATCATCAAACGGTGAAGCTCACCGGCACGCGCGGCGCACTTCTCGCGCGGTGGAGCGGGGCGATGGATCGCACGTTCGAGCCGACCTTCAGCCTGCAAAAGTTGGACGAGGATCAAGCCGTCGACGTACCGATCGCCAAGCCCAGTGGCGAAGTCTACGAGCTGGTCGACCAGGCGGCCGCGTTCGTGCGCGCGGTGCGCGAGGGGACGGCCGTGGCCTGCTCGGGCGAGGACGGACGTTGGTCAGTCGCGATGTGCCTGGCGGCCGCGGAATCGGTGACCACGGGGCTGCCTGTCCACTTTTCCCGGGACTGA